TGCATTTCTACCTCCTGCCAATTAATTATTACAGCAGTTTTACCTACAATTTTATTGTTGCGGTAGGCTAAGTAAAATTTAGCATCGGCATGTGCAAAGGCAGGGTTTTTTGTAGCGTCAAAATTTTCCATTTCGTCGCTTATAATCGGAGGTATCCAATACGGGCAATCTTTATAAAGTTCAAAAGAAAATTTTATAAACTGTTTTATCTCTTTTTTGGTTTTTGCTTCTTTAACTGTTATCATTTAGGTATTAATTTCCTTCCGTTTCTACTTCATCAAGGCGTTTATTTCTTTTCTTTTTTCGTTCTTCGCGCTCTTTATCACGCTTCTCTTTAAGTTTTTTCTGCTCTTCGTTATACTCATCTTCACGCTCTCCTTTACCCGCTAAAAGAACATCGGAATAATTGGCATCAAAACGCCAAGAAAAACCAATACTAGCATATAGTATAGAGGGTGTATTTTTAAAATTACCTGTTACAGAGGCATCTATCTGCATTACGTCGTTTAGCAGGTGGGCTGCGCCAACTCTACCAAGCCCATCAGCATAGTAATCACTACTAAACCCTTGAAACTCTACAAAACCCGACCATTTTTCGTTAAACCCTCGTGTAAGTGTGGATATTAAACCTAAACTTGGGTATTTTGTTGGGAATTTATCGGCTATAAAATTGTTTACCCATACCCATTTACCAAAATGATTTTGTGTAATACCCATTATTTTGGCACTTACTTGGTCGTCAGGAAAGGTGTAAGGGTTATTGCCCCCAATTAAATTAGCACCAGCATATACTGCTACAGATGGTATTAAACTACGCCATTTAAATTTGCGGTTAGCTTTCCAACTGTACAAGTTTGGTTCGGGATTATAATTTTTATCGGGATCATAAATTAAATATTTAGCTCCAACAAGAAACTGCTTAAAATCGTTTCTGTTTGTTGTGTATATAGCGTCCTCTTGTTGGTCGAACTGGTACTGCATATCAACAATAAACTCGAGTTCTTCCATAATAGCACCATAACGTAAGGTAAGGTCAATCCCCATACCCATAGTTTCGTAATTAAGGATTTCGTGCTCTTCCATTATACCATAAACACCCGTTTCTACCTGTGCAATTGTTTTACCAACAGCAAAGGCTCCCATTGATATTCCTGGTCGGTTTGAATTAATTTGGTCAGTATATTGCGCATTAAGTGTAGTGCAGCTTAAAATTAAGGTATAAGCTGTAAGTATTTTTAAAATGTTCATTCTTGGCGTATTTTTAATTTCAAACCTTTCCACATTAAGATTTCCTCAAAAATACTACATTTTATTATTATTTTAAGAACACTAATTTAATTTTCAATAGTATATTACTTATTTTTGGGCAAATTTTGATTTAGAATGGTAACGGCATCTTTTACTGGAGTACTACGTACAATAGTTATAATAATACTTATATATTATGCGATAAAATTTTTACTTCGCCTATTAGCCCCTGTGCTTATGCAACAGATGGTTAAAAAGGCGCAGCGAAGTTTTAACAACCAACAGCAATTCAATCAGCAAAACTACACTACACAACAAGCTAACTTGAAACGAGATAAAAAGCCAAAAGAAAATAAAAAAGTTGGCGAATATATTGATTTTGAAGAAATTGATTAACATATAGTAAAGCTCCTCTTTTAGAGGAGTTTTCTGTTTTTAATCCCTTATTTATTAGTGCATACCTGTTCCTACTTTTAGCTAAATTAAGTATCTTCACGGCGTTTTTGTATTTATAAAAAAGATAATCGTTACATGAAGAATATCAACAAGCTCTATCCGCACCTACTTGCCCTTTTAGGGTTTGTACTTATATCACTTATTTATTTTTACCCTGTACTACAAGGCAAAAAAATATACCAGTCCGATATTGTGCAATATACAGGTATGGCTAAGGAGCAAAACGATTTTAGGGCAGCAACTGACGAAGAGCCTTATTGGACAAATAGTGCCTTTGGTGGTATGCCAACCTACCAGTTAGGAGCAAAATATCCGCACAATTAT
The Flavobacterium litorale genome window above contains:
- a CDS encoding transporter, encoding MNILKILTAYTLILSCTTLNAQYTDQINSNRPGISMGAFAVGKTIAQVETGVYGIMEEHEILNYETMGMGIDLTLRYGAIMEELEFIVDMQYQFDQQEDAIYTTNRNDFKQFLVGAKYLIYDPDKNYNPEPNLYSWKANRKFKWRSLIPSVAVYAGANLIGGNNPYTFPDDQVSAKIMGITQNHFGKWVWVNNFIADKFPTKYPSLGLISTLTRGFNEKWSGFVEFQGFSSDYYADGLGRVGAAHLLNDVMQIDASVTGNFKNTPSILYASIGFSWRFDANYSDVLLAGKGEREDEYNEEQKKLKEKRDKEREERKKKRNKRLDEVETEGN
- a CDS encoding DUF4834 family protein, coding for MVTASFTGVLRTIVIIILIYYAIKFLLRLLAPVLMQQMVKKAQRSFNNQQQFNQQNYTTQQANLKRDKKPKENKKVGEYIDFEEID